One window of Panulirus ornatus isolate Po-2019 chromosome 13, ASM3632096v1, whole genome shotgun sequence genomic DNA carries:
- the LOC139752648 gene encoding trypsin-1-like produces MGDQTEVWCGAALITDLYLLTAAHCAKRIFPEERSVQVVLGSNRVVKGSSGVQQRILVDEVIIHESHDPLTLAHDLALLRLATPVDVGSEVRPIRLPNSTVNYTGTLATAAGWGRVSEGGKQSVTLQEVEVPVLSLAECGVLYPHTSITSDVVCAGDPGKDTCQADSGGPLVVQEDAGRWVLLGITSWGRGCGRPDSPGVYVRVSSYLGWVAQQVRLDPGGYLTHLPTPTPTAPPPVSQSCSCGLTNPGERIVGGSTTSPQEYPWQVALVGYYQIEPFCSGALVADAWVLTAAHCAADLHHDDQVLLGEHKWNSAADTPYHDTP; encoded by the exons ATGGGCGACCAGACTGAAGTGTGGTGTGGAGCTGCCCTCATCACCGACCTGTACCTCCTCACCGCCGCCCATTGTGCCAAGAG GATCTTCCCTGAGGAGAGGTCAGtccaggtggtgctggggtcgaACCGTGTGGTCAAGGGATCAAGTGGGGTTCAGCAGAGGATCCTTGTGGACGAGGTCATCATACACGAAAGTCACGACCCCTTGACCCTGGCGCATGACCTGGCTTTACTAAGGCTAGCAACCCCAGTGGACGTTGGGTCAGAG GTTCGACCTATTCGTCTGCCAAACTCCACCGTTAACTACACAGGGACGCTGGCCACGGCTGCAGGCTGGGGTAGAGTGTCAGAAG GAGGGAAGCAGTCAGTGACgctgcaggaggtggaggtgccCGTGCTGAGCCTGGCGGAGTGTGGAGTGCTTtacccacacacctccatcaccagtgACGTCGTGTGTGCTGGAGACCCGGGCAAGGACACATGCCAG GCGGACAGTGGCGGCcctctggtggtgcaggaggacgCCGGCCGCTGGGTTCTACTGGGGATAACATCTTGGGGGCGGGGGTGTGGCAGACCAGACAGTCCCGGGGTCTACGTCAGAGTGTCTA GTTACCTGGGGTGGGTGGCACAGCAGGTGAGGCTGGACCCGGGTGGGTACTTGACCCACCTCCCGACACCGACCCCCACCGCTCCTCCACCGGTGTCACAGTCCTGCA GTTGTGGGCTGACGAACCCTGGGGAGAGGATCGTAGGTGGGTCGACCACGTCACCCCAGGAGTACCCGTGGCAAGTGGCTCTGGTTGGTTACTACCAGATCGAACCCTTCTGCAGCGGCGCCCTTGTTGCTGATGCCTGGGTCCTGACCGCTGCCCACTGTGCCGCCGA CCTACATCACGATGACCAGGTCCTGTTGGGCGAACACAAGTGGAACTCCGCCGCCGACACCCCCTATCATGATACGCCGTAA